Below is a genomic region from Caulobacter rhizosphaerae.
TCGCGTTCGACGCCTTGAACGAGGCCATGGCCTACCTCGCGACCGGACGCGCCAAGGGCAAGGTCGTCATCGCGCGATGAGCATCCGGGCAAGACGACCGTAAAGGGCCGGTAATGGCCGTCGGGCGCCAGAAACGCCTGATGCCATTACCGGGACAGGACTGACTGAACCTACTCCGCCGCCGCCAGCGTCGGGGCGTAGCGGTTGGCGGGAAAATCAAGGCCCAGGCTCTCCCGGAAGGTCGTCCCCTCATAGTCCGCCCGGAAGAGTCCCCTCGCCTGCAGGATCGGCACGACCAGCTCGACGAAGGCCTCCAGTTGGCCGGGCAAGCTCTCGAACAGCACGAAACCGTCGGACGCGCGTTCCTCGAACCACCGCTGAAGGCTGTCGGCCACCTGCTCGGGGTCGCCGACGAAGTGGCCGCGCGGCGTGGCGAAGCGCAGGGCCGTCTCGCGCAGAGTCAGGCCTTCTTCCTTCACCGCTGCGACGATGCGGTTCACGGCGCTCTGGTTCGAGTTGGCCCCGAACTCGGCCGCCTCCAGTGGGAACGGGCCGTCCGGATCGTGCTGGCCGAAGTCGTATTCGTTGAACGGGCGGGCCAGCATCGACAGCGCGTTGTCCAGTGACACCAGCTCAGTCAGCTCTTTGTAGAGCGCCTCGGCCTCCTGCGCGCTGCGGCCGACGACCGGGCGGGCGGCGGGCAGCACGTGTAACTGGTCCGGATCGCGACCGTAGCCGGCGGCGCGGGCCTTGATGTCCTGGTAGTAGGCCTTGGCCGTGTCGATCTCCTCGTGGGAGACGAAGATGGCGTCGGCCCGCTTGGCGGCGAACGCCTTGCCGTCTTCGGACGCGCCAGCCTGGAAGATCACCGGCTGGCCCTGCGGCGAGCGGCTGATGTTGAGCGGCCCTTTCACCGAGAAGAACTCGCCCTTGTGATCCAGGGTGTGCAGCTTCTTCGGGTCGAAGAACTCGCCGCCCGCCTTGTCGAAGGTCAGGGCGTCGTCTTCCCATGAGTCCCACAGCCCCTGGACCACGTCCAGATACTCGCCGGCCAGGCGGTAGCGTACGTCATGGGCGTAATGCTTCTCGCGGCTGTAGTTGGCGGCGCTGCCCTCCAGCCAAGAGGTGACGACGTTCCAGCCTGCGCGGCCGCCGCTGATGTGGTCCAGCGAGGCGAACTGTCGAGCGACATTGAACGGCTCGCTGTAGCTGACCGTCAGGGTGGCCACGAGGCCGATATGGCTGGTCGCACCGGCCAGGGCCGACAGGATGGTCAGCGGCTCGAAGCGATTCAGATAATGCGGGCTGGACTTTTCGGTGATGTAGACGCTGTCGGCCACGAACAGGAAGTCGAACTTGCCCGCCTCGGCGACTTGCGCCTGGCGCTTGTAGAACTGGAAATCGGTGCTGGCCCCGGGATGGGCGTTCGGATGGCGCCAGTCGCCCCAGCCCGGGCCGACGCCGTGCAGGATGAAACCCAGCTTCAGTTGGCGTTGTGCGGTCATGGTCGTGTCCAATCTATTCGGCGGGAACCAGGGTGATGTCGCGGACGGCCTCAAGGACGGGGTCCGCCTCGGTGCGGACCAGCCAGTCGGGGCTGACGTCGACGAACCGGACGACCCGCTCGTGGTCGATGACGACGACGGCGGGCTGCGGCAGCTCCCAGGTTCCCGTGCCGGTCGTATCGCCGATGAAGCCGCCCTTGGCGCGCTGGGCCGCCTGGCTGGCCTCGTCGGCCGTGTAGAGGATGCCGAACCGGCGAGCGAGGGCGTTGTCCGGATCCGAGGCGACCTTGAAGCTCAGGTCGTGGCGGGTCTTGATCTCGCCCAGGCGCTCCGGAACCTGCGGGCTGACCGCCACCAGGGTCGCGCCCAGATCCCGCAGGCCGGGGGCCAGCGCTTCCTCGTAATACGGCAGAGCGATGTTGCAGGCCGGGCAGCCCGCGAAACGAAAGAACACCAGCACGGCCGGCCCGCGCTGGATCAGCGCCTCCAGCGGCAGGTCTCCACCTTCCACGTCACGCAGCACGAACGGATCCAGGCGGTCGCCGACCTGGATCCATCGCGCGGTATCGGCCGTCTCGACCAGCGTGCGCCGTTGGTCGACATTGATCTTCAGCGCTGCTGGGTCCCAGGTGCGCACGCGCTCGGCGTGCAGGTCGGCCAAGCGTTCCTTCAGGCTCTTGCGGCTCATGTGGAGCATCCTTCCTCAGTGCGAGCGGTCTTGGCGGCGGCGATATCGATCGCCTGCAGGCGGGCGCGCTCGAAGATCGCTCCCATCCGCCAGTGTTGGTTGGTGTGGGTCGCCGCGTGTTCGCCCCAGCCGTGGTCGCGCCGGAAGGCGCCCAGTTGGCCGGACGCCAGGGCCCGCTCGGCGGTCACGCCCGCGACCCGGTCGGTCTCGGGCCAGACGAACAGGGCGTCGGCTGGACAGTGGAGCTCGCACAGCAGGCACGTCTGACAGTCAGCCTGGGCCGCGATCACCGCCTTGCCGCCCGCCCCCAGCGCCAGTACATCACTGGGACAGGCCTCGACGCAGTCGCCGCAGCCTGAGCAACGATCCTCGATGACGACCTCGATCATCAGGCCACCTCCGCCTGCGTCGGCGCGGGCTCGAAGCGGGTGACGACGCGGTCCAGCCCCTGCGCCCGCTGACGGCTTGAGAGGCGCGGATCCAGGCCCGGCGCATCCTCGCGGCGGTGCATGCCACGGCTCTCGCGCCGCGACAGGGCGGCGGCCTTGCTCCAGCGCCCGGCGGCGACCAGGGCGGCGGCCTCCCGCAGGCGCAGGCCCGCCCGGCCTTCGGCCCGGCCATGATCGGCCAGCTCCTTCCAGATCTCGTCCAACCGCACCATCGAAGCGGCCAGCGCCTCGCCCTGGCGGAAGATGTTCTTGTCGTAGGCGTTCAGTTCCTCGCGCACGGCCTGGACGGCGCCCGCTGTGTCGACCACCCGAACGCCGCGCCGCGGGGCCAGGCCGGTCTGGCCCGTCGCGATCGCCAGGTCGGTCTCCCGCGCCCCGGTCGAACGCGCTCGCCGCGCCGCCGCCGCGCCCGCCCACTGGCCCGACGACAGGGCCCAGGACGAGTTGACCGCCCCGCCGCCCGAGATCGCGCCGGTCACCAGCTCGCGGCTGGCGTTATCGCCCGCGACATAGAGACCGGGCACGGCGGTCTGGCAGTCGTTGTCGTCCACGCGCAGGCCG
It encodes:
- a CDS encoding LLM class flavin-dependent oxidoreductase: MTAQRQLKLGFILHGVGPGWGDWRHPNAHPGASTDFQFYKRQAQVAEAGKFDFLFVADSVYITEKSSPHYLNRFEPLTILSALAGATSHIGLVATLTVSYSEPFNVARQFASLDHISGGRAGWNVVTSWLEGSAANYSREKHYAHDVRYRLAGEYLDVVQGLWDSWEDDALTFDKAGGEFFDPKKLHTLDHKGEFFSVKGPLNISRSPQGQPVIFQAGASEDGKAFAAKRADAIFVSHEEIDTAKAYYQDIKARAAGYGRDPDQLHVLPAARPVVGRSAQEAEALYKELTELVSLDNALSMLARPFNEYDFGQHDPDGPFPLEAAEFGANSNQSAVNRIVAAVKEEGLTLRETALRFATPRGHFVGDPEQVADSLQRWFEERASDGFVLFESLPGQLEAFVELVVPILQARGLFRADYEGTTFRESLGLDFPANRYAPTLAAAE
- a CDS encoding peroxiredoxin-like family protein gives rise to the protein MSRKSLKERLADLHAERVRTWDPAALKINVDQRRTLVETADTARWIQVGDRLDPFVLRDVEGGDLPLEALIQRGPAVLVFFRFAGCPACNIALPYYEEALAPGLRDLGATLVAVSPQVPERLGEIKTRHDLSFKVASDPDNALARRFGILYTADEASQAAQRAKGGFIGDTTGTGTWELPQPAVVVIDHERVVRFVDVSPDWLVRTEADPVLEAVRDITLVPAE
- a CDS encoding 4Fe-4S dicluster domain-containing protein, yielding MIEVVIEDRCSGCGDCVEACPSDVLALGAGGKAVIAAQADCQTCLLCELHCPADALFVWPETDRVAGVTAERALASGQLGAFRRDHGWGEHAATHTNQHWRMGAIFERARLQAIDIAAAKTARTEEGCST